In Pseudobacter ginsenosidimutans, the following are encoded in one genomic region:
- a CDS encoding EamA family transporter → MWLLYSLLSALFAALTAIFAKAGITNINSNLATGIRTIVILLMIWSIILAKGEFKGINDLSKRNIIFLTISGIATGLSWLFYFKALQTGKVAQVAAVDKLSVAIAIVLAVIFLGESLSFKTAVGAGLIVLGTVVLAMK, encoded by the coding sequence ATGTGGCTACTTTATTCGCTCTTATCAGCCTTGTTTGCTGCGCTGACCGCCATATTTGCCAAAGCAGGGATTACCAATATCAATTCTAATCTTGCTACCGGTATCAGAACGATCGTAATCCTGCTCATGATCTGGAGTATCATTCTCGCTAAAGGAGAGTTCAAAGGAATCAACGATCTATCGAAACGGAATATTATTTTTCTTACTATTTCCGGGATCGCCACGGGGCTTTCCTGGTTATTTTATTTTAAAGCCCTGCAAACAGGAAAAGTTGCGCAGGTGGCGGCAGTAGATAAACTCAGCGTAGCAATTGCCATTGTTTTGGCAGTAATATTTTTGGGTGAATCATTATCTTTCAAAACTGCTGTTGGAGCCGGTCTCATCGTTTTGGGCACAGTTGTTTTGGCTATGAAATAA
- a CDS encoding phosphatase PAP2 family protein, producing MKLPFPILLVLSLSVQVCRAQSPGTMRQDSLAVKKPFPKYQILIPATMITYGIVSIKNEELKEVNSNMKEELWTERSHKQLSIDNYLQWAPAVAVYGLNAMGIKGAHNFRDRTIIYGLSTAIMSSIVFTGKSISKEWRPDGSNSYSFPSGHTANAFAAAEFLRREYKDVSVWYGVAGYAVAATTGYLRMYNNKHWLSDVVAGAGVGILSTDLAYYLYPSVKRIFEKKKNKPVVAVPFYSGGAVGVSLVYQF from the coding sequence ATGAAACTCCCTTTTCCCATTCTGTTAGTACTGTCCCTGTCAGTGCAGGTTTGCAGAGCCCAATCTCCCGGAACAATGAGGCAGGATAGTCTTGCTGTCAAAAAGCCTTTTCCAAAATATCAGATCCTGATTCCCGCAACCATGATCACTTACGGTATCGTCTCCATCAAAAACGAGGAATTAAAGGAAGTCAATTCAAACATGAAGGAAGAGCTCTGGACTGAGCGCTCACACAAACAATTATCCATAGACAATTACCTGCAATGGGCTCCTGCTGTTGCAGTGTATGGCCTTAATGCGATGGGCATTAAGGGTGCGCATAATTTCCGCGACCGTACGATAATTTATGGACTGAGTACCGCAATCATGTCTTCCATAGTTTTTACCGGCAAAAGCATCAGCAAGGAATGGCGCCCTGATGGCTCCAACAGTTATTCATTTCCTTCTGGTCATACAGCCAATGCCTTTGCCGCTGCAGAGTTCCTGCGAAGGGAATATAAAGATGTATCGGTTTGGTATGGTGTTGCAGGTTATGCCGTTGCGGCTACTACCGGGTATCTCCGTATGTACAACAACAAACATTGGCTGAGCGATGTGGTTGCCGGAGCTGGCGTAGGCATTCTATCCACAGATCTGGCCTACTACCTGTACCCATCTGTTAAAAGGATTTTCGAAAAGAAAAAAAACAAACCGGTAGTGGCGGTTCCTTTTTATTCCGGCGGAGCTGTTGGTGTAAGTTTAGTGTATCAGTTCTAA
- a CDS encoding efflux RND transporter permease subunit, producing MLNRIIRFSVKNKLAITLFTLVWIVYGSWQLTQLPIDAVPDITNNQVQVITTAPSLGAEDVERLITFPIELAVSNVPGVKESRSLSRFGLSLISIVFDDDVDVYWARQQVTERLSQVEINENANTPSLAPVTTGLGEIYQYVLRTKKGYESKYSLADLRTIQDWLVKRQLLGTPGVADVSTFGGMLKQYEVAVNPARLKAMNITISDVFTALKKNNQNTGGAYIEKGPAVLFIRSVGLTKTIEDINKIVVKVNNGTPVLISHVAEVRPGSAVRYGALTMAGEGEVCGGIVMMIKGGNSSQVIGTVKARIMDIQKSLPEGIAIEPFLDRTKMVNNAIGTVEKNLLEGALIVVLVLVLFLGNLRAGLIVASVIPLSMLFAVAMMNLFGVSGNLMSLGALDFGLIVDGAVIIVEAILHYIHSSKNSRTPTGSRRSK from the coding sequence ATGCTAAACAGGATAATCAGATTTTCAGTTAAGAACAAACTGGCCATTACACTATTTACATTGGTATGGATCGTTTACGGATCCTGGCAACTGACGCAATTGCCTATCGACGCAGTTCCGGACATCACCAATAACCAGGTGCAGGTGATCACCACAGCCCCTTCTCTGGGGGCGGAAGACGTAGAAAGACTCATTACATTTCCCATTGAACTGGCAGTAAGCAATGTGCCGGGAGTGAAAGAAAGCCGGAGCCTGTCGCGCTTCGGGCTCTCCCTGATCTCCATCGTATTCGACGATGATGTGGACGTTTACTGGGCCAGGCAACAGGTTACCGAACGTCTTTCGCAGGTTGAAATAAACGAAAACGCGAATACACCTTCTCTCGCTCCCGTAACCACCGGGCTGGGAGAGATCTACCAGTACGTGCTCAGAACAAAAAAAGGATACGAATCGAAGTATTCACTCGCAGACCTGAGGACCATCCAGGACTGGTTGGTGAAAAGACAATTACTCGGCACTCCCGGCGTAGCCGATGTGTCCACTTTCGGAGGGATGCTGAAACAATATGAAGTAGCCGTCAACCCTGCCAGGCTGAAAGCAATGAACATCACCATCTCCGATGTATTCACCGCACTGAAGAAGAATAATCAGAACACCGGTGGCGCTTATATCGAGAAAGGACCGGCTGTATTGTTCATTCGCAGCGTGGGATTAACAAAGACGATTGAAGACATCAATAAGATCGTTGTAAAAGTGAACAACGGCACACCAGTACTGATCAGTCATGTTGCCGAAGTGAGGCCCGGCTCTGCCGTCCGTTATGGGGCACTCACCATGGCCGGTGAAGGTGAAGTATGCGGGGGTATCGTGATGATGATCAAAGGCGGCAATTCATCGCAGGTGATCGGGACGGTGAAAGCCCGGATCATGGACATTCAAAAATCATTACCGGAAGGAATAGCGATAGAGCCATTCCTCGACCGCACCAAAATGGTGAACAATGCGATAGGAACAGTTGAAAAAAATTTACTGGAAGGCGCGTTGATTGTTGTGCTGGTACTGGTGCTGTTCCTCGGCAACCTGCGTGCAGGGCTGATTGTGGCTTCCGTGATCCCATTGTCCATGCTATTCGCCGTGGCAATGATGAATCTCTTCGGTGTGAGCGGTAACCTGATGAGCCTCGGTGCGCTGGATTTCGGATTGATCGTAGATGGAGCGGTGATCATTGTGGAAGCTATCCTGCATTATATCCATTCTTCCAAAAATTCTCGCACACCAACAGGATCTCGCAGATCGAAATGA